One Nicotiana sylvestris chromosome 12, ASM39365v2, whole genome shotgun sequence genomic window carries:
- the LOC138884031 gene encoding uncharacterized protein, with translation MNTSLLLGMTSLSPDDSFVNYDKNKIMKLATYYPNEFIASKLEDLSYELDNYIDYVREMNNAFSNLKGLGDLSKTLVKTNIHKKWGLVYLLVKLSLILLVATATVERAFSSMKFIKNDFRNRIGDDFLNDCLVCFIEDEVFESVSNDAIIDRFQNMTTRRVQLK, from the coding sequence ATGAATACTTCCTTACTTCTTGGTATGACTAGTTTGAGTCCCGATGATTCTTTTGTGAATTATGATAAAAACAAGATTATGAAACTTGCTACATATTATCCAAATGAGTTCATTGCTTCTAAGCTTGAAGATCTTAGTTATGAGCTTGACAACTATATTGACTATGTGCGAGAAATGAACAATGCATTCTCTAACTTGAAAGGGCTTGGTGATCTGTCAAAGACATTGGTTAAAACAAATATTCACAAGAAATGGGGACTTGTTTATTTGCTTGTGAAGCTGAGTTTGATATTACTTGTGGCTACTGCAACGGTTGAAAGAGCTTTTTCTTCAATGAAGTTTATTAAAAATGATTTTCGAAACAGGATTGGTGATGACTTTTTGAATgattgtttagtttgttttatagaGGATGAAGTATTTGAAAGTGTATCTAATGATGCGATCATTGATCGTTTTCAAAACATGACAACTCGTCGAGTGCAATTGAAATGA
- the LOC104221148 gene encoding L-type lectin-domain containing receptor kinase IX.1-like gives MVVFASLSALKYLVFLLIITPFATSLSFNFDSFRPSDQNVTYERDAYPADGAIQLTIDLINRHVNASIGRATYSKPLHLWDKASGNVTDFSTHFSFSINSKGRTRYGDGLAFFLAPSGSRTPENTTRGGSLGLTSNTQRLNTSSNHFVAVEFDTYQNVQYDPKGDHVGIDINSMQSVVNVTWFSSIPNGRRTDAWISYNSTSKNLTVVFTGFKDNSTVTVLQSLSHNLDLREYLPEWVTFGFTGGAGLVFALQSIYSWNFTSSLEVNDNITNPGVVLPRPKPEHAQSKNKLGLVVGLVSGGCVLVFVCVLMLFAFWRKRKLREDEDNDIFDGSMTHEFERSTGPKKFLYRELARCTNSFAQENKLGEGGFGGVYKGYLRELNSYVAVKRVSRESKQGIKEYASEVSIISRLRHRHLVQLIGWCHEKRELLLVYEFMPNGSLDFHLFKGKSHLTWPIRYKIAQGLASTLLYLHEEWEQCVVHRDIKSSNIMLDSNFNAKLGDFGLARLVDHEKGSQTTVLAGTRGYMAPECFITGKASKETDVYSFGVVALEIACGRKAIDPKAEEDQVKLVDWVWSLYGMGNLNEAADPKLLSEFNEMETKHLLIVGLWCAHPDSKCRPSIRQAIHVLNFEAPLPTLPPNMPVPTYCSHYSVNRDNTDSSNTTTAYAASSSSASILYPR, from the coding sequence ATGGTTGTTTTTGCCTCTTTATCTGCTCTCAAATACCTTGTTTTTCTTCTTATCATAACCCCCTTTGCGACTTCGTTGTCCTTCAATTTTGATAGTTTTAGACCCAGCGATCAAAATGTAACATACGAGAGAGATGCTTATCCAGCAGATGGTGCAATTCAACTTACCATAGACCTGATCAATCGTCATGTAAACGCTAGCATAGGTCGAGCCACATATTCCAAGCCCCTGCATCTTTGGGACAAGGCCTCTGGAAATGTCACAGATTTCAGTACTCACTTCTCCTTTAGCATCAATTCAAAAGGCAGAACAAGATATGGTGATGGTCTTGCCTTCTTCCTCGCGCCTTCAGGTTCAAGAACTCCAGAGAACACAACTAGAGGTGGCAGTCTTGGCCTTACAAGTAATACTCAACGACTGAATACATCGAGCAATCATTTTGTAGCTGTGGAGTTTGATACGTATCAGAACGTCCAGTATGACCCAAAGGGTGATCATGTAGGTATTGATATCAACTCTATGCAATCTGTTGTTAATGTGACCTGGTTTAGTAGCATTCCGAATGGTAGGAGAACTGATGCCTGGATTAGCTATAACTCGACTTCAAAAAATCTTACTGTTGTCTTCACCGGTTTCAAAGATAATTCCACTGTCACTGTCCTGCAAAGCCTATCTCACAATCTCGATCTGAGAGAATACTTGCCTGAATGGGTCACTTTTGGCTTCACAGGTGGAGCTGGACTTGTCTTTGCATTACAAAGTATCTATTCTTGGAACTTTACTTCTTCATTAGAAGTTAACGACAACATAACAAATCCAGGAGTAGTCTTACCAAGACCCAAGCCAGAGCATGCACAGAGTAAAAACAAGTTAGGACTTGTGGTTGGATTGGTTTCTGGTGGTTGTGTTTTGGTTTTTGtatgtgttttgatgttgtttgcaTTTTGGAGAAAGAGGAAGTTGAGAGAAGATGAAGACAATGACATCTTTGATGGATCTATGACTCATGAATTTGAAAGAAGCACAGGACCAAAGAAGTTCCTTTACAGAGAGTTGGCTAGATGTACAAATAGCTTTGCGCAGGAAAATAAGCTCGGGGAGGGTGGGTTTGGAGGTGTTTATAAAGGATATCTCAGGGAATTGAATTCCTATGTTGCTGTTAAGAGGGTTTCAAGGGAGTCAAAGCAAGGAATAAAAGAGTATGCATCAGAAGTGAGTATCATCAGCCGGCTAAGACATAGACATCTAGTGCAACTCATTGGCTGGTGCCATGAGAAAAGAGAACTTCTACTTGTCTATGAGTTTATGCCTAATGGAAGCTTAGATTTCCATCTTTTCAAAGGAAAAAGCCATTTGACATGGCCAATAAGATACAAGATTGCTCAAGGCTTGGCCTCTACGCTGCTGTATCTACACGAAGAATGGGAACAATGTGTGGTGCATAGGGACATAAAGTCGAGCAATATTATGTTGGATTCCAATTTCAATGCCAAACTTGGGGATTTTGGTTTAGCTAGACTAGTTGACCATGAAAAAGGATCCCAAACAACAGTTTTGGCAGGTACAAGGGGCTACATGGCCCCGGAATGTTTCATCACTGGCAAAGCTAGCAAGGAAACAGATGTCTATAGCTTTGGAGTTGTCGCGTTAGAAATAGCTTGTGGAAGGAAAGCTATTGATCCTAAAGCTGAAGAAGATCAAGTAAAACTTGTTGATTGGGTTTGGAGCCTTTACGGGATGGGAAATCTTAATGAAGCAGCTGATCCTAAACTCTTATCAGAGTTCAATGAAATGGAGACGAAGCACTTACTAATTGTTGGTTTATGGTGTGCTCATCCAGATAGCAAATGCAGGCCTTCTATTAGGCAAGCAATTCATGTCCTTAATTTTGAAGCTCCATTGCCCACCCTCCCTCCAAACATGCCTGTGCCGACATATTGCAGTCATTATTCAGTGAACAGAGACAACACCGATTCTTCGAATACCACAACAGCTTATGCAGCGTCTTCATCTTCAGCTTCAATCTTGTACCCACGTTGA